The following DNA comes from Acetomicrobium sp. S15 = DSM 107314.
GATATCGAGTATTGTCCCCTTACTCGTTCTAATGAGACGTTTAGCTTTTGTTAACGCAGGAGCATATATATAGTTCTCCGCATAACACAACTTTACTTTATTGCTTTTAGCTTCCTGCACAATCCTTTGCGCGCTTTTCATAGCCTGTGTATACATTTGTCTCTTAGAAATAGTCTTCCCGACATTCTCAACTGTCTCTGATAAATCTTGGCCAAAATACCCGGTCAGCGGTTTTTCGCAGATGATGTGCTTGCCTGCCATTGCAGTTTCCATACAGACTTTCTCGTGAAGAATGTTCGGGACACAAACATCAATAACGTCGATGTCTTTAGAGTCTAAAAGATAACGATAGTCAGTGTAACAGTTGTTAATGCCAAACTGTCTCGCAAAGGACTCAACGTGCTCTTTTGTGCGCGAAGCAATTCCTGCTATTTCCACTTCAATCCCTGCTACTCGACTTAAGGCATTGACATGGATGTGTGCTACAAAACCACACCCCACCATCCCAACCCTTACCCTCTCCACAGATTACACCTCCATTGAAACTCCTATTTAGTTCACAAAATGCCATATAGTAGAGCGAGTCTGCTGAATAGCCTACATTTTAGCTACACTATTAGCAATATAACTTGTAAAATACATCAGCACTGTCTTAATTCTTCTCTGCCATTTAAATAAACCAAGGGCGAATGTAAGCAAATTGAGCAATTTTTTAGTAATTTTGAGTAAGTAGTGGCAATAATTTATCAAATAGATTAGTACTGCACGCTCACGATAAAGTCCACATAATGCTTTGTTTTCTCAAGCAAAACCAAAAACCTATAACTGATTCAGCAACATGTTTATCTTACTAAAGAATGTTCCAGTCCTTCGAAAAGCATTTTACTAAATGACGCTAATTTCTGTCAACTCTGTGTCTTGCATAAAATAAAAGCAAAGTTACCAATTCCTTTAAAAGATGTCATAGGGGGGCGGAGGATGGGGGCTGTCGTCGGTGTAGACCGGAAGAGAAATCATCCAGTAAATAAACATGTAAAGACGAATCGTGACCAAAAGTCATAGATCATTAGGAACGTTAAATTAGGCAACAGGCTCACAGTTTTGGATGAAGATGGCTTCGTTTCAAAACAAATTGAGGTCAAAACAAATTGAGGTTTTTCGGATAACGTGATGCAAAACGGGTAAAAGTAATGTAATCTTTATTATGGCTCGAAGCTATCGAAAGGGTTTCTACTGTCCGAGGAGATGACAAAATGCAAGAACAAGCGCGCGAAGGCACTGCCTTAAAAAGAGTGCTCCTTTTGGCGTTGGGGCATTTCATCAACGACATCCATGCGTCATTTTTGCCGGCTTTCGTACCCACGCTGGTGGCACGCCTCGGGATATCCATCACCCAGGCGAGTTTCTTGAGCTCAGTCTCCGGAATAATAAACATGACGGGTCAGCCGATGTTGGGGCATCTCGCGGACAGGACGACCAAAACAATCCCCCTCTTGGTGGGGCCAATCCTATCCGCCATCGGGGCATCGCTCATTCCCTCATCACCGACTTACGGACTGGCTTTCATTTTTGTGGCGCTCTGGGCTATAGGCAGCTCTACCTTTCACCCTCAGGCTCAAGGTTCTATCGGCTTCATCGTGCCTCCGGGAAGACTTTCTTTCTCTCTGTCTATATTTTCGACAGGCGGCATCTTAGCGGCAGCCATAAGCCCTCTTTACGCCGTCGGCTTACATCAAACCGTAGGACCAAAGTTAATGCCGATGGTAACACTGATACCCGTCTGTGCTTATGCGTTTTTCATCCTGAAATTTTTGCCGCACATTCCCAAGCAGCTGTGTAGCAAAACTGACGCTTCGAGGGCAGGGGTATTCATCGATGTCTGGTCGGTGGCGAAGACCACACTGCCCGCCTTAGTCGTAGCCATAGCGCGCGACACCGTTGTCCAAGGGGTGCGCTTCCTTCTTCCACTGGTGGTGGCAGCGGGTGGTGGA
Coding sequences within:
- a CDS encoding MFS transporter → MQEQAREGTALKRVLLLALGHFINDIHASFLPAFVPTLVARLGISITQASFLSSVSGIINMTGQPMLGHLADRTTKTIPLLVGPILSAIGASLIPSSPTYGLAFIFVALWAIGSSTFHPQAQGSIGFIVPPGRLSFSLSIFSTGGILAAAISPLYAVGLHQTVGPKLMPMVTLIPVCAYAFFILKFLPHIPKQLCSKTDASRAGVFIDVWSVAKTTLPALVVAIARDTVVQGVRFLLPLVVAAGGGSIADVGTTLFIISIARVGAPMAGGYIADRMNKGTLSCYSVIISTICLVPAALITGAPSLILYILGVSALEANIAATAAMAQEMAPHARSVASSLSMGFSWGMAELLVVPLGMVADFANLTTALLVMAVVPLLALPSALKLKKAQSARRLLDS
- a CDS encoding Gfo/Idh/MocA family oxidoreductase, producing MERVRVGMVGCGFVAHIHVNALSRVAGIEVEIAGIASRTKEHVESFARQFGINNCYTDYRYLLDSKDIDVIDVCVPNILHEKVCMETAMAGKHIICEKPLTGYFGQDLSETVENVGKTISKRQMYTQAMKSAQRIVQEAKSNKVKLCYAENYIYAPALTKAKRLIRTSKGTILDIRAEESHSGSHAAYAKKWKLAGGGSLLRLGSHPLGAAIHLKYFEGLMTEGEPIKVKSVTAEVGNLTKTPSFLKGNKKWLVSDWEDVEDYDGPHKLDRGIRWMLACIYKKEADIWATFARNTMLH